In one Nitrososphaera viennensis EN76 genomic region, the following are encoded:
- a CDS encoding CAP domain-containing protein → MKAALWLSVGVVAAMLGVAITYNATSQGSFYASVFFANDAKGAGAQDAQTGVVAKKMTTQILSHTTATAAATKIDLAKTAKLIHQKINEQRAKYGLAALSWDPALAKIATDHSKDMAKRNYFSHNDLEGHRYTYRYSSAGYICKQGSGENIYKFSSSRTITEEYLASKAVDAWMDSSGHKRNILSKSFHNEGIGVAFNSVRSYYVTQDFCAVHVVKR, encoded by the coding sequence GTGAAAGCCGCACTGTGGCTGTCCGTTGGCGTCGTGGCAGCAATGCTCGGCGTTGCAATTACGTACAACGCAACATCCCAGGGCTCTTTTTATGCCAGTGTATTTTTTGCAAACGATGCAAAAGGCGCCGGTGCACAGGACGCGCAAACCGGCGTCGTGGCAAAGAAGATGACGACCCAGATTCTGTCGCACACTACTGCTACTGCCGCCGCCACCAAGATAGACCTGGCCAAGACTGCGAAACTCATACACCAGAAAATCAACGAGCAGCGCGCCAAGTACGGCCTTGCGGCACTTTCGTGGGACCCCGCCCTTGCCAAGATAGCTACGGACCATTCAAAGGACATGGCAAAGAGGAATTACTTTTCGCACAACGACCTTGAAGGGCACCGCTACACCTACCGGTACAGCAGCGCCGGGTACATATGCAAGCAGGGAAGCGGGGAAAACATCTACAAATTCAGCAGCTCGCGTACAATAACAGAAGAATATCTGGCCAGCAAGGCGGTCGACGCCTGGATGGACAGCTCTGGGCACAAACGCAACATCCTGTCCAAATCCTTCCATAACGAGGGGATAGGCGTGGCG